The Papaver somniferum cultivar HN1 chromosome 3, ASM357369v1, whole genome shotgun sequence genome includes a region encoding these proteins:
- the LOC113358775 gene encoding U-box domain-containing protein 52-like isoform X2, producing the protein MGCRSSCYKGSIDFLNSCQSQTTIFSFYTRNAAEGRTTMSDGTEVKISSRRALDSNDVFLPFRVFCSRKDIQCQDITLEATDIAKAITEFVAHSSIANLVVGASSKGGFFKRFRNTDVANGVSKGAPDFCTVYIISKGKMSSLRSASRPAPALPPFMTKIPDHEPPLSRDTSTRDTKPETRKVLENLDSIKSPFARGGGMNGKVYTDFSLPETDISFVSSSGRPSTDQMFPSFYDHLDTDRNSRYSTSSGTPSYDGYSFDSMQSARKSIGFSMASQESGFSHRSANNDDVDDEMRRLKLELKQTMEMYSTACKEALTAQQKATELHRWKMEEQQRLEDARRAEEAARVLAEREKAKCKAAMEAAQASQRVAELEARKRVSAEMKVLEEAQEKKKMFETFSKSDIRYRKYTIEEIEVATDHFNEARKIGEGGYGPVFRGHLDHTQVAIKILRPDAAQGRSQFQQEVEVLSCIRHPNMVLLLGACPEYGCLVYEYMANGSLDDCLFRKGNRPPLSWQLRFRISADIATGLLFLHQTKPEPIVHRDLKPGNILLDRNYVSKIADVGLARLVPPSVNDCVTQYRITSTAGTFCYIDPEYQQTGMLGIKSDIYSLGIMLLQIITAKPPMGLTHRVEQSIEKETFADMLDPAVTDWPMEEALSYANLAIKCAELRRKDRPDLAKVILPELERLRSLADDCMPNMIPGSANASPNNSYIATNQEVMSDPHLVSSGFDSSISNSSLPEKQSRSEA; encoded by the exons ATGGGCTGCAGATCATCTTGTTACAAAGGGTCAATCGATTTTCTTAATTCATGTCAATCCCAAACCACCATCTTCTCGTTCTACACAAG GAATGCAGCGGAAGGTCGTACCACTATGTCGGACGGCACCGAAGTAAAAATATCGTCCAGAAGAGCGCTCGACAGCAACGATGTTTTCCTTCCCTTCCGTGTCTTTTGTTCACGAAAAGAT ATACAATGCCAAGATATAACACTGGAAGCCACAGATATAGCAAAAGCAATAACAGAGTTTGTTGCCCACTCTTCAATTGCAAATTTAGTCGTTGGTGCTTCCTCGAAGGGCGGGTTTTTCAA GAGGTTCAGAAACACAGATGTTGCAAACGGTGTGTCCAAGGGAGCACCAGATTTCTGTACTGTGTATATTATCTCCAAAGGGAAGATGTCATCCTTACGGTCTGCCTCACGGCCAGCCCCTGCCCTACCCCCATTCATGACCAAAATACCGGACCATGAACCACCACTCTCAAGAGATACTAGCACAAGAG ACACAAAACCAGAGACTCGTAAAGTGCTTGAAAACCTGGACTCCATCAA GTCACCTTTCGCGAGAGGGGGGGGTATGAATGGAAAAGTGTACACTGATTTCTCATTACCAGAAACAGATATATCGTTTGTGAGCTCTTCTGGTAGACCAAGCACAGACCAAATGTTCCCTTCTTTCTACGACCATCTGGATACTGATCGAAACTCAAGATATTCCACCAGCTCGGGTACACCAAGTTATGACGGTTATAGTTTTGACTCGATGCAATCAGCACGCAAGTCAATCGGGTTCTCGATGGCTTCGCAGGAGAGTGGGTTTTCACATAGGTCAGCAAATAAT GATGATGTGGATGATGAGATGAGGAGACTAAAGCTAGAGCTAAAGCAAACAATGGAGATGTACAGCACAGCCTGCAAAGAAGCGCTCACTGCACAACAGAAG GCAACAGAGCTTCACCGCTGGAAAATGGAAGAACAACAGCGGCTGGAGGATGCACGGCGTGCTGAAGAAGCAGCGAGAGTGCTTGCAGAGAGAGAGAAAGCAAAGTGCAAGGCAGCAATGGAGGCTGCTCAAGCATCTCAAAGGGTTGCAGAGTTGGAGGCACGTAAGAGAGTTAGTGCAGAGATGAAAGTACTAGAAGAAGCTCAGGAAAAGAAGAAAATGTTTGAAACTTTTTCAAAATCTGATATCAGGTACAGGAAGTACACAATTGAGGAGATTGAGGTAGCAACAGACCATTTTAATGAAGCTCGAAAGATTGGAGAAGGAGGTTATGGACCTGTCTTTAGAGGTCATCTCGATCACACACAGGTTGCCATTAAAATACTTCGACCAGATGCAGCTCAGGGAAGATCACAGTTTCAGCAGGAG GTTGAAGTTTTAAGCTGCATCCGGCATCCTAACATGGTTCTCCTCTTGGGAGCCTGCCCAGAGTATGGTTGTCTAGTCTATGAATATATGGCTAACGGGAGTTTAGATGATTGTCTCTTCAGAAAAGGAAATAGACCACCTCTCTCTTGGCAATTGAGATTTCGAATTTCTGCAGATATTGCTACTGGATTGCTTTTCCTACACCAGACAAAACCGGAGCCAATAGTGCACCGAGACCTAAAACCTGGCAACATTTTACTGGATCGCAACTATGTTAGCAAGATTGCTGATGTTGGCCTGGCTAGACTTGTCCCTCCTTCTGTGAATGATTGTGTTACACAATACCGAATAACATCGACGGCGGGGACTTTTTGTTATATCGATCCTGAATATCAACAAACGGGAATGCTTGGTATAAAATCAGATATTTACTCCCTCGGTATCATGCTTTTACAAATAATCACCGCCAAACCACCAATGGGTCTGACACATCGTGTAGAACAGTCTATAGAGAAGGAAACATTTGCTGATATGCTGGACCCAGCCGTGACTGATTGGCCTATGGAAGAGGCCTTATCTTATGCTAACCTAGCGATAAAGTGTGCAGAGTTGAGGAGGAAAGACAGGCCTGATCTTGCAAAGGTGATTTTACCAGAGCTTGAAAGATTGCGATCGCTTGCTGATGACTGCATGCCAAACATGATCCCGGGAAGTGCAAATGCTTCACCGAACAACAGTTATATTGCCACGAACCAG GAAGTGATGAGCGACCCTCACTTAGTATCATCAGGATTTGATAGCTCGATAAGCAACTCATCTTTACCAGAAAAGCAGTCAA GGTCAGAAGCGTAA
- the LOC113358778 gene encoding oligouridylate-binding protein 1-like has translation MEQQRLKQQQQLQQQALMQQAALMQRQQQQMYHPGVIAAVMSQMEPVPSGNLPPGFDAASCRSVYVGNIHVNVTESLLAEVFQSTGPLEGCKLIRKDKSSFGFVDYHDRRSAALAIMTLHGRQLYGQAIKVNWAYASGQREDTSGHFNIFVGDLSPEVTDATLFACFSVFPSCSDARVMWDHKTGRSRGFGFVSFRSQQEAQSAINDLTGKWLGNRQIRCNWAAKGATYNEEKQSNENQNMVVLTNGSSDGGQENANEEAPENNPAFTTVYVGNLAHEVTQPELHRQFHILGVGVIEEVRIQRDKGFGFIRFNTHEEAAMAIQMANGRIVCGKSMKCSWGNKPTPPGTASNPLPPPVTPYQIVQTPGMNQGYSAADLLAYQRQLAMSQAAGSGLSGQALVQMAGQQNLAAQASMGLNSVGSQAMYDGYANNSSAQQMMYYQ, from the exons ATGGAACAACAAAGAttaaagcagcagcaacaactgcAACAACAAGCTCTAATGCAACAAGCAGCTTTAATGCAACGACAACAGCAACAGATGTATCATCCTGGTGTTATTGCTGCTGTTATGTCTCAG ATGGAACCAGTTCCAAGTGGAAATCTTCCTCCTGGATTTGATGCAGCTTCTTGTCGCAGTGT ATACGTGGGCAATATACATGTCAACGTCACCGAGAGCCTACTCGCTGAGGTTTTTCAGAGTACAGGCCCTCTTGAagggtgcaaacttataagaaaagataaG TCATCATTTGGCTTTGTTGATTACCACGATAGGAGGTCTGCAGCTCTAGCAATAATGACATTGCATGGGAGGCAGCT TTATGGTCAGGCTATTAAAGTAAACTGGGCATATGCTAGCGGCCAGAGAGAGGATACTTCAGGGCACTTCAACATCTTTGTAGGCGATTTGAGTCCCGAGGTTACTGATGCGACTCTATTTGCCTGTTTCTCAGTCTTCCCCAGCTGCTC GGATGCAAGAGTTATGTGGGACCACAAAACCGGGCGATCTAGAGGATTTGGTTTCGTTTCTTTCCGCAGCCAACAG GAAGCCCAGAGCGCGATAAATGACTTAACTG GTAAATGGCTCGGGAATAGGCAAATTAGATGCAACTGGGCAGCTAAAGGAGCTACTTATAACGAAGAGAAACAGAGTAATGAAAACCAGAATATGGTCGTACTTACAAATGGATCCTCAG ATGGAGGTCAAGAAAATGCAAATGAAGAGGCTCCTGAAAACAACCCAGCATTTACTACTGTGTATGTAGGCAACCTAGCTCATGAG GTTACACAACCTGAACTTCATCGTCAGTTTCATATCCTCGGGGTTGGGGTTATTGAGGAAGTACGCATCCAGAGAGACAAAGGGTTTGGGTTCATTAGGTTCAATACCCATGAAGAAGCAGCCATGGCTATTCAGATGGCCAATGGGAGGATAGTCTGTGGAAAATCTATGAAG TGCTCGTGGGGTAACAAGCCAACTCCTCCAGGGACTGCTTCAAATCCTCTGCCTCCTCCTGTCACCCCTTACCAAATAGTTCAAACTCCGGGTATGAATCAGGGTTATTCAGCAGCAGATTTGTTGGCCTACCAACGCCAACTTGCCATGAGCCAGGCTGCTGGCTCTGGTTTATCTGGACAAGCTCTTGTACAAATGGCTGGCCAGCAGAATCTAGCTGCCCAGGCTTCCATGGGTTTAAACTCTGTTGGGTCTCAGGCAATGTATGATGGATACGCCAACAACTCATCTGCCCAACAGATGATGTACTATCAGTAA
- the LOC113358775 gene encoding U-box domain-containing protein 52-like isoform X1, translating to MWLSKSSDKKDGAGNGSVAVAVDRDKSSQQALKWAADHLVTKGQSIFLIHVNPKPPSSRSTQAEGRTTMSDGTEVKISSRRALDSNDVFLPFRVFCSRKDIQCQDITLEATDIAKAITEFVAHSSIANLVVGASSKGGFFKRFRNTDVANGVSKGAPDFCTVYIISKGKMSSLRSASRPAPALPPFMTKIPDHEPPLSRDTSTRDTKPETRKVLENLDSIKSPFARGGGMNGKVYTDFSLPETDISFVSSSGRPSTDQMFPSFYDHLDTDRNSRYSTSSGTPSYDGYSFDSMQSARKSIGFSMASQESGFSHRSANNDDVDDEMRRLKLELKQTMEMYSTACKEALTAQQKATELHRWKMEEQQRLEDARRAEEAARVLAEREKAKCKAAMEAAQASQRVAELEARKRVSAEMKVLEEAQEKKKMFETFSKSDIRYRKYTIEEIEVATDHFNEARKIGEGGYGPVFRGHLDHTQVAIKILRPDAAQGRSQFQQEVEVLSCIRHPNMVLLLGACPEYGCLVYEYMANGSLDDCLFRKGNRPPLSWQLRFRISADIATGLLFLHQTKPEPIVHRDLKPGNILLDRNYVSKIADVGLARLVPPSVNDCVTQYRITSTAGTFCYIDPEYQQTGMLGIKSDIYSLGIMLLQIITAKPPMGLTHRVEQSIEKETFADMLDPAVTDWPMEEALSYANLAIKCAELRRKDRPDLAKVILPELERLRSLADDCMPNMIPGSANASPNNSYIATNQEVMSDPHLVSSGFDSSISNSSLPEKQSRSEA from the exons atgtgGTTATCAAAGAGCAGTGACAAGAAGGATGGTGCAGGAAATGGGTCTGTGGCAGTAGCTGTAGACAGAGATAAATCAAGCCAACAAGCTCTCAAATGGGCTGCAGATCATCTTGTTACAAAGGGTCAATCGATTTTCTTAATTCATGTCAATCCCAAACCACCATCTTCTCGTTCTACACAAG CGGAAGGTCGTACCACTATGTCGGACGGCACCGAAGTAAAAATATCGTCCAGAAGAGCGCTCGACAGCAACGATGTTTTCCTTCCCTTCCGTGTCTTTTGTTCACGAAAAGAT ATACAATGCCAAGATATAACACTGGAAGCCACAGATATAGCAAAAGCAATAACAGAGTTTGTTGCCCACTCTTCAATTGCAAATTTAGTCGTTGGTGCTTCCTCGAAGGGCGGGTTTTTCAA GAGGTTCAGAAACACAGATGTTGCAAACGGTGTGTCCAAGGGAGCACCAGATTTCTGTACTGTGTATATTATCTCCAAAGGGAAGATGTCATCCTTACGGTCTGCCTCACGGCCAGCCCCTGCCCTACCCCCATTCATGACCAAAATACCGGACCATGAACCACCACTCTCAAGAGATACTAGCACAAGAG ACACAAAACCAGAGACTCGTAAAGTGCTTGAAAACCTGGACTCCATCAA GTCACCTTTCGCGAGAGGGGGGGGTATGAATGGAAAAGTGTACACTGATTTCTCATTACCAGAAACAGATATATCGTTTGTGAGCTCTTCTGGTAGACCAAGCACAGACCAAATGTTCCCTTCTTTCTACGACCATCTGGATACTGATCGAAACTCAAGATATTCCACCAGCTCGGGTACACCAAGTTATGACGGTTATAGTTTTGACTCGATGCAATCAGCACGCAAGTCAATCGGGTTCTCGATGGCTTCGCAGGAGAGTGGGTTTTCACATAGGTCAGCAAATAAT GATGATGTGGATGATGAGATGAGGAGACTAAAGCTAGAGCTAAAGCAAACAATGGAGATGTACAGCACAGCCTGCAAAGAAGCGCTCACTGCACAACAGAAG GCAACAGAGCTTCACCGCTGGAAAATGGAAGAACAACAGCGGCTGGAGGATGCACGGCGTGCTGAAGAAGCAGCGAGAGTGCTTGCAGAGAGAGAGAAAGCAAAGTGCAAGGCAGCAATGGAGGCTGCTCAAGCATCTCAAAGGGTTGCAGAGTTGGAGGCACGTAAGAGAGTTAGTGCAGAGATGAAAGTACTAGAAGAAGCTCAGGAAAAGAAGAAAATGTTTGAAACTTTTTCAAAATCTGATATCAGGTACAGGAAGTACACAATTGAGGAGATTGAGGTAGCAACAGACCATTTTAATGAAGCTCGAAAGATTGGAGAAGGAGGTTATGGACCTGTCTTTAGAGGTCATCTCGATCACACACAGGTTGCCATTAAAATACTTCGACCAGATGCAGCTCAGGGAAGATCACAGTTTCAGCAGGAG GTTGAAGTTTTAAGCTGCATCCGGCATCCTAACATGGTTCTCCTCTTGGGAGCCTGCCCAGAGTATGGTTGTCTAGTCTATGAATATATGGCTAACGGGAGTTTAGATGATTGTCTCTTCAGAAAAGGAAATAGACCACCTCTCTCTTGGCAATTGAGATTTCGAATTTCTGCAGATATTGCTACTGGATTGCTTTTCCTACACCAGACAAAACCGGAGCCAATAGTGCACCGAGACCTAAAACCTGGCAACATTTTACTGGATCGCAACTATGTTAGCAAGATTGCTGATGTTGGCCTGGCTAGACTTGTCCCTCCTTCTGTGAATGATTGTGTTACACAATACCGAATAACATCGACGGCGGGGACTTTTTGTTATATCGATCCTGAATATCAACAAACGGGAATGCTTGGTATAAAATCAGATATTTACTCCCTCGGTATCATGCTTTTACAAATAATCACCGCCAAACCACCAATGGGTCTGACACATCGTGTAGAACAGTCTATAGAGAAGGAAACATTTGCTGATATGCTGGACCCAGCCGTGACTGATTGGCCTATGGAAGAGGCCTTATCTTATGCTAACCTAGCGATAAAGTGTGCAGAGTTGAGGAGGAAAGACAGGCCTGATCTTGCAAAGGTGATTTTACCAGAGCTTGAAAGATTGCGATCGCTTGCTGATGACTGCATGCCAAACATGATCCCGGGAAGTGCAAATGCTTCACCGAACAACAGTTATATTGCCACGAACCAG GAAGTGATGAGCGACCCTCACTTAGTATCATCAGGATTTGATAGCTCGATAAGCAACTCATCTTTACCAGAAAAGCAGTCAA GGTCAGAAGCGTAA
- the LOC113358776 gene encoding pentatricopeptide repeat-containing protein At3g42630-like, translated as MDITSFLSSSSSSPLSTLQNLKRRKAFRVCSLQQNHSPTPNSPQKINFPWRQKRSEGEFDNVVDFASVVHILGKKRRPDLAKKLLVEIESEGYVPSCATLSALMLCYVDNGLVSHAQAVWEEIINSSFVPSIEAISGLIDAYGNLGCYDEVFRILRDVTLRNFNSSSQVYSLAISCFGKRGQLEMMETVMNEMVLDGFRMNSVTGNAIIKYYAEYGSLVEMETAYGRVKRSRILLEREGIRAMASAYIKDKKFYKLGEFLRDVGLGRRNVGNLLWNLLLLSYAGNFKMKSLQREFLSMLEAGFSPDLNTFNIRAMAFSRMSLFWDLHLSLEHMKHEKIVPDIVTYGCVVDAFLERKLARNLDFALSKMDLDSSPFVSTDPLVFEVFGKGDFHSSSEILLESKWKEKWTYRKLVAIYVKKKYRSNQIFWNY; from the exons ATGGATATCACATCCTTtctctcgtcttcttcatcttctcctcttTCAACTCTTCAGAATCTCAAAAGAAGGAAAGCATTTAGGGTTTGTTCTCTTCAACAGAATCATTCACCCACTCCAAATTCACCTCAAAAG ATAAATTTTCCTTGGCGTCAAAAAAGAAGTGAGGGTGAATTTGATAATGTTGTTGATTTTGCATCGGTAGTTCACATTTTGGGTAAGAAAAGAAGGCCTGATCTAGCTAAGAAACTGCTCGTCGAAATAGAATCTGAAGGTTATGTACCTAGTTGTGCTACTTTGTCAGCTCTGATGCTGTGTTATGTAGATAATGGACTTGTATCACATGCCCAGGCTGTATGGGAAGAGATTATAAATAGTTCGTTCGTGCCAAGTATCGAAGCAATCTCTGGTTTAATTGATGCATATGGAAATTTGGGTTGTTATGACGAGGTGTTTAGGATACTGCGTGATGTGACTCTGAGGAACTTCAATTCATCTTCTCAGGTTTACTCGTTGGCTATCTCTTGTTTTGGTAAACGAGGGCAGCTAGAAATGATGGAAACTGTGatgaatgaaatggttttggaTGGTTTTAGAATGAATTCTGTCACAGGAAATGCCATCATTAAATATTATGCGGAGTATGGTTCTTTGGTGGAGATGGAAACTGCCTATGGTAGGGTTAAAAGATCTAGGATTCTTTTGGAGAGAGAAGGAATTAGAGCAATGGCTTCTGCGTATATAAAGGACAAGAAGTTTTATAAGTTGGGGGAGTTTTTACGGGATGTTGGTCTTGGTAGGAGGAACGTAGGAAATCTTCTGTGGAATCTCCTTTTGTTGTCTTATGCTGGTAACTTTAAAATGAAAAGTTTGCAGAGGGAATTCTTGAGTATGTTAGAAGCTGGCTTTTCTCCTGATCTTAATACATTTAATATACGGGCGATGGCTTTTTCGAGAATGTCTTTATTTTGGGATCTCCATTTAAGCCTCGAACATATGAAACATGAAAAAATCGTTCCGGATATTGTGACTTATGGGTGTGTGGTTGATGCATTCTTGGAGAGAAAACTCGCAAGAAACTTGGATTTTGCTTTAAGCAAAATGGATCTTGATTCCTCTCCATTTGTTTCAACTGATCCTTTAGTATTTGAGGTTTTCGGGAAAGGTGATTTTCATTCAAGTTCAGAGATACTTTTAGAATCTAAATGGAAGGAGAAATGGACTTACAGGAAGCTAGTAGCAATCTATGTCAAGAAAAAGTACCGTAGTAACCAAATCTTTTGGAATTATTGA